One Natronolimnobius sp. AArcel1 DNA window includes the following coding sequences:
- a CDS encoding right-handed parallel beta-helix repeat-containing protein — protein sequence MAGDDLSDGSDTHGHTDSGLTRRMALSLLGVGAVGTAMAGVGAAGDGPANSGGGRDGRPWNQDIDAQGHSLQNLGALEVDHMYTAARDADVIVWKDTEGVFHADNHEETVASGEDVLEVTQAAVDSLTDGRDWMEKVAVVSPSTVGPADVDDSLDDYEYSDDVAGIELPSYTVLDIPAPMRIEETGDQTFVDPIKAADAEHIEIPNLRLVGNPRFGMFLRSVRNVRLGNIHIEMTDDEPRGNIGVRIDGFAYGRDEDDVIRCTDIQVDNVYVENSGGHAFETYAVDRIQIGKVLVNGTEAGAGVLLNETTDATVDAVGCKDIDPGGGYAGFRVANDTHDVTCDQVVVRGGARGIFGVSDSHNVTIGEVNISEMDVSGIFIEDNQNVAINGGVVKNCDGEAVRIHSRPDFGHDPTEGVTITNLRTYDDRDEDDREQSHGIHISGEQTSNVRIINCDVRGGGSGENENIRVDDDVSETVLVNNHGGGLETGTVTLEGGADPAAVVEGVSPFGTQRPSLRADPVEDGGTTFAYDQYFVWNGESDAWDLHLEWKHDPGENVDIQYVVDSPRAHLGALFDEEDDEDDDDGEEFDHNTDPGIVDSFESGDIDVYEGVTDSYEVTDEDPVAHGDYSLKGDGVSAGDTIISMDGLDRYPAAGTTFSAKIGYTEASPVMGLAFGAQDLGEFYFARVYNPDDDARLQLWSPSAEIGSADIEALEPGVFYELVIEWGDNEEFDITLTDPDGEELASFTAADNAGYTGGGVGTRSSALLDEIRILESNEE from the coding sequence ATGGCAGGAGATGACTTGTCAGACGGCAGTGACACACACGGGCACACAGACAGCGGGCTGACGCGGCGCATGGCGCTCAGTCTGCTTGGCGTCGGGGCAGTCGGTACCGCGATGGCGGGAGTCGGGGCTGCCGGTGACGGCCCTGCAAACAGTGGCGGCGGTCGGGACGGACGCCCGTGGAACCAGGATATCGACGCACAGGGCCACAGCTTACAGAATCTGGGCGCACTCGAGGTCGATCATATGTATACGGCCGCACGCGATGCGGACGTGATCGTCTGGAAAGATACGGAGGGCGTTTTCCACGCGGATAACCACGAGGAAACAGTTGCAAGCGGCGAGGATGTTCTCGAGGTGACGCAGGCCGCGGTCGATAGCCTCACCGACGGCCGCGACTGGATGGAGAAGGTCGCAGTCGTCTCGCCGAGTACGGTCGGCCCTGCCGATGTCGACGACTCGCTGGACGATTACGAGTATTCGGACGACGTCGCAGGAATCGAACTTCCAAGTTACACAGTACTTGATATCCCGGCACCGATGCGTATCGAGGAAACGGGTGACCAGACGTTCGTTGATCCGATCAAAGCGGCCGACGCTGAGCACATCGAAATCCCCAACCTTCGCCTCGTCGGTAACCCGCGGTTTGGTATGTTCCTTCGGAGCGTGCGCAACGTTCGGCTTGGAAACATTCATATCGAGATGACTGATGACGAACCCCGTGGCAACATCGGCGTGCGAATTGATGGCTTCGCATATGGGCGGGATGAAGACGATGTCATCCGCTGTACAGACATTCAGGTCGACAACGTCTACGTCGAGAATTCGGGCGGTCACGCTTTCGAAACCTACGCTGTCGACCGCATTCAGATCGGAAAGGTCCTCGTCAATGGGACAGAAGCCGGTGCTGGTGTCCTGCTCAACGAGACCACCGACGCAACGGTCGATGCGGTCGGTTGCAAGGACATCGATCCCGGCGGGGGCTACGCCGGATTCCGCGTCGCCAACGATACCCACGACGTCACCTGCGATCAGGTCGTTGTCCGCGGCGGCGCGCGCGGTATCTTCGGTGTCTCCGATTCACACAACGTCACCATCGGCGAGGTCAACATCTCCGAGATGGACGTGAGCGGAATCTTCATCGAGGACAATCAGAACGTGGCGATCAATGGCGGTGTCGTGAAGAACTGTGACGGCGAGGCCGTCCGCATCCACTCTCGGCCAGACTTCGGCCACGACCCGACGGAGGGTGTCACGATCACGAACCTCCGCACCTACGACGACCGCGACGAGGACGACCGCGAGCAGTCCCACGGGATCCACATCTCCGGCGAACAGACGTCTAACGTCCGAATCATCAACTGTGACGTCCGTGGCGGTGGGAGCGGCGAGAACGAGAACATCCGTGTCGACGACGACGTTTCCGAGACCGTACTCGTGAACAACCATGGTGGCGGTCTCGAGACGGGAACCGTCACACTCGAGGGCGGCGCGGATCCCGCAGCGGTCGTCGAAGGTGTCAGTCCGTTTGGTACTCAACGGCCGTCGCTGCGCGCCGATCCCGTCGAAGATGGCGGGACGACGTTCGCCTACGACCAGTACTTCGTTTGGAACGGAGAGAGCGACGCGTGGGATCTCCACCTCGAGTGGAAACACGATCCAGGAGAGAACGTCGACATCCAGTACGTCGTCGACAGTCCGCGCGCCCACCTCGGTGCGCTGTTCGACGAGGAAGACGATGAAGACGACGATGATGGGGAAGAGTTCGATCACAATACAGATCCCGGAATCGTTGACTCGTTCGAATCCGGTGATATCGACGTATACGAGGGCGTGACAGACTCTTACGAGGTGACCGATGAGGACCCGGTTGCACATGGCGACTACAGCTTGAAAGGCGATGGCGTCAGTGCCGGGGATACGATTATTTCGATGGATGGACTCGATCGGTATCCGGCGGCCGGAACGACCTTCTCAGCGAAGATTGGGTACACCGAAGCGAGTCCTGTTATGGGCCTCGCGTTCGGTGCGCAGGATCTCGGCGAGTTCTACTTCGCGCGGGTCTACAACCCTGACGACGATGCCAGGCTTCAGCTCTGGTCGCCGAGTGCCGAGATTGGCAGTGCCGATATTGAGGCGCTCGAGCCGGGCGTCTTCTACGAACTCGTCATCGAGTGGGGCGACAACGAGGAGTTTGACATTACGCTCACTGACCCCGACGGTGAGGAACTCGCCTCGTTCACTGCAGCCGATAATGCCGGTTACACCGGCGGTGGTGTCGGTACTCGTAGTTCGGCACTGCTCGACGAGATTCGCATTCTCGAGAGCAACGAGGAATAG
- a CDS encoding glycoside hydrolase family 28 protein — protein MNNRRARVSIDDYLESDAELATDAVQTAIDTCADAGGGTVVVPSGEYEIGTIDLRSDITLSLEPGATVYAARDRDAYAGEYGPDGERPFIRGDGVENVTITGRGTVDGRGTWFHEMDEPLRGHSGESDGHPLISNAPHEARQGEDYLDPERGTDEWPRAKSDFRPGPMFFFEDATNVRLETVSLRDMPGWTISLHDCKEADIHGLDIDNHMQIPNCDGISIMDSRNVHVSDCSIRSCDDSITIGSRPDGEGPTAGITVMNCTLSSAACAIKFGSETHGPIRDCLFENCVIRASNRGLGIQHRDSGDLENVLFSNIVLETGLLPGPWWGKAEPIYVTSVPRDEETDLGRVRNIRFSNIVARSENGALVYAHDEADVANVTLENVRLEISDSPHADRVGGNIDLQPTAVQAPIAERDIAGIDCGGVAELTLREIDLEWGAELPDYYANGLRCTDVSGLEIDGFAGRQAHIETDTAAIALEGVQQVSIRNSRATAGTETFCSLVETADERLFAGNDLAVAETVIDDEAHDFTEHGNVRPVS, from the coding sequence ATGAATAACCGACGAGCACGCGTTTCGATTGACGACTATCTCGAGTCCGATGCGGAGCTGGCGACTGATGCGGTCCAGACAGCCATCGACACCTGCGCAGATGCGGGCGGCGGCACTGTTGTCGTCCCCAGCGGCGAGTACGAAATTGGGACGATTGACCTTCGAAGCGATATCACGCTCTCGCTCGAGCCCGGGGCAACGGTGTATGCGGCCCGCGATCGTGACGCCTACGCGGGCGAGTACGGGCCTGACGGCGAGCGCCCGTTCATCCGCGGCGACGGCGTCGAAAACGTCACGATCACGGGCAGAGGGACGGTCGACGGTCGAGGGACCTGGTTTCATGAGATGGATGAGCCACTGCGGGGCCACTCAGGCGAGAGCGACGGCCACCCGCTGATCTCGAACGCACCCCATGAGGCCCGACAGGGCGAGGACTACCTCGATCCCGAACGCGGCACGGATGAATGGCCCCGCGCCAAGTCCGACTTTCGCCCAGGGCCGATGTTCTTCTTCGAGGACGCGACTAACGTCCGCCTCGAGACCGTAAGCCTCCGAGATATGCCTGGCTGGACGATTAGCCTCCACGACTGTAAGGAGGCGGATATCCACGGGTTGGACATCGACAACCACATGCAGATTCCGAACTGCGACGGCATCTCGATTATGGACTCACGGAACGTCCACGTCTCGGACTGTTCGATCCGCTCGTGTGATGACTCGATCACCATCGGATCGCGGCCGGACGGCGAAGGGCCAACGGCTGGCATTACGGTCATGAACTGCACGCTTTCCTCGGCTGCCTGTGCGATCAAATTCGGCTCGGAGACCCATGGCCCGATTCGGGACTGCCTCTTCGAGAACTGCGTGATTCGAGCCTCGAATCGCGGTCTCGGCATCCAGCACCGTGATTCGGGCGACCTCGAGAACGTGCTCTTTTCGAATATCGTCCTCGAGACAGGGTTGCTCCCCGGGCCGTGGTGGGGGAAAGCCGAACCGATCTACGTGACCTCGGTCCCGCGCGACGAGGAAACTGATCTGGGGCGTGTACGCAACATCCGCTTTTCGAACATTGTTGCCCGAAGCGAAAACGGTGCGCTCGTCTACGCACATGACGAGGCCGACGTGGCGAACGTCACGCTCGAGAACGTCCGCCTCGAGATTTCGGACAGTCCACACGCCGATCGCGTCGGCGGCAATATCGACCTCCAGCCGACAGCGGTACAAGCGCCGATTGCCGAACGCGACATCGCTGGCATCGACTGTGGGGGCGTGGCTGAGCTAACTCTGCGTGAGATCGACCTCGAGTGGGGAGCCGAACTGCCCGACTACTACGCAAACGGGCTCCGGTGTACCGACGTTTCAGGCCTCGAGATCGATGGCTTCGCCGGGCGGCAGGCCCACATTGAGACGGACACAGCGGCAATTGCACTCGAGGGCGTTCAGCAGGTGTCGATCAGGAACTCACGGGCGACAGCCGGAACCGAGACGTTCTGCTCGCTCGTCGAGACGGCTGACGAACGGCTATTTGCGGGCAACGATCTTGCTGTAGCCGAGACTGTAATCGACGACGAGGCACACGACTTTACCGAGCACGGGAACGTTCGACCAGTTTCGTGA
- the rhcD gene encoding L-rhamnonate dehydratase (part of the rhamnose catabolism pathway) — translation MEITDVTATKISNESWGEFIEFPLTTIMSKYEEYRNINGENPQARRKWMGPVGDVVVQVETDAGTTGVGVGNWGTGAIATIVEETLSKIVMGKDPVQRELLWEQMYRATLPFGRKGAAVMAISAVDQALWDIAGKEAGKPVYELLGGPTKSEIPAYASNLHPVDMETLEREAQEYAEAGFDTMKMRFLHGPEAGRAGMAKNEEIVKTVRDAVGDEIEIAADAYMGWSVGYAKKMLDRLEPYDMAWVEEPVIADDISGYAEVREAAPMPISGGEHEFTRWGHEDLLEAGAVDILQPDVGRVGGITEMMKVADMAEVHDVPVIPHAGTNPTLHAIAAHTNMPMAEYFPTPEWFQEQQQEQDSTYADAIFENPPSPENGAIPIPEDAGVSTQLNREALEHFAVE, via the coding sequence ATGGAAATCACAGACGTTACTGCGACCAAAATCAGCAACGAGTCGTGGGGCGAGTTTATCGAGTTCCCGCTGACCACGATCATGTCGAAGTACGAAGAGTATCGAAACATCAACGGCGAGAACCCACAGGCTCGCCGTAAGTGGATGGGGCCTGTCGGCGATGTCGTCGTTCAGGTCGAAACAGACGCCGGCACTACTGGCGTTGGCGTCGGTAACTGGGGAACCGGTGCCATCGCCACCATCGTCGAGGAAACGCTCTCGAAGATTGTGATGGGCAAAGACCCCGTCCAGCGCGAACTCCTCTGGGAGCAGATGTATCGCGCAACGCTGCCGTTTGGTCGCAAAGGTGCCGCCGTCATGGCGATCAGCGCGGTCGATCAAGCACTGTGGGACATCGCGGGCAAGGAAGCCGGAAAGCCGGTGTACGAACTGCTCGGCGGCCCGACGAAAAGCGAAATCCCCGCCTACGCGTCGAACCTCCACCCCGTCGACATGGAGACACTCGAGCGCGAGGCCCAGGAGTACGCTGAAGCCGGGTTCGACACGATGAAGATGCGCTTTCTCCACGGGCCGGAGGCCGGCCGCGCGGGGATGGCCAAGAACGAAGAGATCGTCAAGACGGTCCGCGATGCCGTCGGCGACGAGATCGAGATCGCGGCCGACGCCTACATGGGCTGGTCGGTCGGCTACGCGAAGAAGATGCTCGACCGCCTCGAGCCCTACGATATGGCGTGGGTCGAAGAGCCGGTCATCGCCGACGACATCTCCGGCTACGCCGAGGTTCGCGAGGCCGCGCCGATGCCGATCTCCGGCGGTGAACACGAGTTCACCCGCTGGGGCCACGAGGACCTGCTCGAGGCCGGAGCCGTCGACATCCTCCAGCCCGACGTGGGTCGCGTTGGCGGCATCACCGAGATGATGAAAGTCGCCGATATGGCCGAAGTTCACGACGTGCCCGTGATTCCCCACGCCGGGACGAATCCGACGCTGCACGCCATCGCGGCGCATACGAACATGCCGATGGCGGAGTACTTCCCGACCCCCGAATGGTTCCAGGAACAACAGCAAGAACAGGATTCGACCTACGCCGACGCGATCTTCGAGAACCCACCATCGCCCGAGAACGGGGCGATCCCGATTCCCGAGGATGCCGGCGTCAGCACCCAACTGAACCGCGAGGCGCTCGAACACTTCGCCGTCGAGTGA
- a CDS encoding ABC transporter substrate-binding protein, whose amino-acid sequence MVADNNGNGDWLTRRMALKSGAIGGAAMLAGCMGGGDDGNGNGDGGPSGELVQERVEKSFTKSLHRGTYGMDNASWNPFDPSNEMADFDPPGLIYDPPLVHYQSHDTFQGVIANNWEDEDDSILVELNDNWTWHDGDSVTVHDWITDLDIWFAISEITSPDDNPSTYIGDYEAVDDYTIRFHLRDDFTMESVLINEIANGPLIIKEDVGSPSFGEWRDDLVDVDPESDEATELVSDFQEWSPEIDEVVGNGPFELVEVTDTSFVTEVYDDHPNADNIYFEEYVIEHHEDQVLAFMEGAVDAIGLNLPDSPDVMEQLPDHHEINRDFDHLWSILFNFGDYSWSDSPASDPTNQPITADENVRKAIAYALDRDQIATSVPSEYELYELPPTFLNQTAVDEGLVDIDGYDNYDTDLERATELMEEAGYELDDDMWYDEDGEPAELELLAQSGTSVQVDALDSVQYQLNEFGFDANLNAVDEATYGESRFNGDHDLLFDNHPVFSIMGMTFVDFVWDWFSQLNHIDYGDEEWEVSDEIGNPDASGTMSINVLDEIEQLHLTGDDEYVQRLTWWYNQALPMYGIVIAGDYGAIQADEWHVDGPDELLDNRVAEFNLTKIPDGELIPYKE is encoded by the coding sequence ATGGTAGCAGATAACAATGGGAATGGTGACTGGCTAACCCGTCGAATGGCTCTCAAAAGTGGAGCCATTGGGGGTGCAGCGATGCTCGCAGGGTGTATGGGTGGTGGTGACGATGGGAACGGAAACGGTGATGGCGGTCCGTCTGGCGAACTCGTTCAGGAGCGAGTTGAGAAGTCCTTTACCAAGTCGCTCCACCGGGGAACCTACGGGATGGACAACGCGTCGTGGAATCCGTTCGATCCGTCGAACGAGATGGCAGATTTCGATCCACCGGGGTTAATTTACGATCCCCCACTCGTCCACTATCAGAGCCACGATACGTTCCAGGGTGTTATTGCGAATAATTGGGAAGACGAGGATGATTCCATCCTAGTCGAGCTCAACGACAACTGGACGTGGCACGATGGCGATTCGGTAACAGTCCATGACTGGATAACAGATCTCGACATCTGGTTTGCAATCTCGGAGATTACATCACCAGACGATAATCCGAGTACGTACATCGGCGACTACGAAGCAGTGGATGACTATACGATTCGATTCCACCTCCGGGATGACTTTACAATGGAATCCGTGCTGATCAACGAGATTGCAAACGGACCTCTGATCATCAAAGAGGACGTTGGCTCGCCCTCGTTCGGCGAGTGGCGCGACGACCTCGTTGATGTTGACCCCGAAAGCGATGAGGCGACCGAACTGGTCTCTGACTTTCAGGAGTGGTCACCAGAAATCGACGAGGTTGTCGGGAACGGCCCGTTTGAGCTAGTAGAAGTGACGGATACGTCCTTTGTCACAGAAGTGTACGACGACCACCCGAACGCGGACAACATCTACTTCGAGGAGTACGTTATCGAACACCACGAAGATCAGGTGCTCGCGTTCATGGAGGGAGCAGTCGACGCAATTGGGTTGAACCTCCCTGACTCCCCAGACGTCATGGAGCAACTGCCAGACCACCACGAAATCAATCGCGATTTCGACCACCTCTGGTCGATCCTCTTTAACTTCGGCGACTACAGCTGGTCCGACTCGCCGGCCAGCGATCCGACGAACCAGCCGATTACGGCCGACGAAAACGTTCGGAAAGCCATCGCCTACGCACTTGATCGCGACCAAATCGCAACGTCAGTCCCGTCGGAGTACGAACTGTACGAACTGCCACCAACGTTCCTCAACCAGACCGCAGTCGATGAGGGACTCGTCGATATCGACGGTTACGACAACTACGATACCGACCTCGAGCGAGCAACGGAGCTGATGGAAGAAGCTGGCTACGAGTTAGACGACGACATGTGGTACGACGAGGACGGCGAGCCAGCCGAACTCGAGTTGCTTGCCCAGTCGGGGACCAGCGTGCAGGTTGACGCCCTCGACTCCGTGCAGTACCAGCTCAACGAGTTTGGTTTCGATGCAAATCTCAACGCAGTTGATGAGGCGACGTACGGTGAGAGTCGCTTCAACGGTGATCACGACCTTCTCTTTGATAACCATCCCGTGTTCTCGATCATGGGCATGACGTTCGTTGACTTCGTCTGGGACTGGTTCAGCCAACTGAATCATATCGACTACGGAGACGAGGAGTGGGAGGTTTCGGACGAAATCGGCAACCCCGATGCCAGTGGCACAATGTCCATCAACGTTCTGGACGAAATCGAACAACTTCATCTCACTGGCGACGACGAATACGTACAGCGCCTGACCTGGTGGTACAACCAGGCGCTACCGATGTACGGGATCGTCATCGCGGGTGACTACGGTGCGATTCAGGCAGACGAATGGCACGTCGATGGTCCTGACGAACTGCTCGATAACCGTGTCGCTGAATTCAACCTAACGAAGATTCCAGACGGCGAACTGATCCCGTACAAAGAGTAA
- a CDS encoding LLM class flavin-dependent oxidoreductase has product MSRDISFEFNVPVFAGAPDEGDDEPVHRDTPKLEGLDWNQTKESILLAEELGFDAAWAPDHLMLGRDNAEYEVWTLLSAMAGFTEDINIGSLVLCNDYRNPALVAKMAATLDVISEGRLELGLGAGWHDGEYEAYGWEYRDGFERLMRLDEGIRLIKNMWDTEPGEGASFSGERYEIEDAYCTPGPVQDPHPPILVGGQGEQVTLKLVAKHADCWNTDVFNGDVDTLEHKIGVIEDHCDTVGRDPDEIEYSWDGHIICTRDEEKLEDLIDLMTPIQFEEEYKDQPPIETVEDAREYFIMGTPEECAEAIERRIDVGVTKFQGWFIDFPETDGMELFADEVMPQFQ; this is encoded by the coding sequence ATGTCCAGGGATATCTCATTCGAATTCAACGTGCCGGTGTTCGCCGGCGCGCCCGACGAGGGCGACGACGAGCCAGTCCATCGCGACACCCCGAAACTCGAGGGGCTCGACTGGAACCAGACCAAAGAGTCGATCCTGCTGGCCGAAGAGCTCGGCTTTGACGCCGCGTGGGCACCCGATCACCTGATGCTCGGACGCGACAACGCTGAGTACGAGGTCTGGACGCTCCTCTCGGCGATGGCGGGCTTCACCGAGGACATTAACATCGGCTCGCTCGTGCTCTGTAACGACTACCGCAACCCCGCGCTGGTCGCGAAGATGGCCGCGACGCTCGATGTCATCTCCGAGGGCCGCCTCGAACTGGGCCTTGGCGCTGGCTGGCACGACGGCGAGTACGAGGCCTACGGCTGGGAGTATCGCGATGGCTTCGAGCGTCTCATGCGGTTAGACGAGGGCATTCGACTCATCAAGAATATGTGGGACACCGAGCCCGGCGAGGGAGCGTCGTTTTCGGGCGAGCGCTACGAAATTGAGGACGCCTACTGCACGCCCGGTCCCGTGCAGGACCCCCACCCGCCGATTCTCGTCGGCGGACAGGGCGAGCAGGTGACGCTCAAACTCGTCGCGAAACACGCCGACTGCTGGAACACTGACGTGTTCAACGGCGATGTCGACACACTCGAGCACAAGATCGGCGTGATCGAAGACCACTGCGACACCGTCGGGCGCGACCCCGACGAGATCGAATACTCCTGGGACGGTCACATCATCTGTACGCGCGATGAGGAGAAACTCGAGGACCTGATTGATCTAATGACGCCGATCCAGTTCGAGGAGGAGTACAAGGATCAGCCGCCGATCGAGACCGTCGAGGACGCCCGCGAGTACTTCATCATGGGCACGCCTGAGGAGTGTGCAGAGGCAATCGAGCGCCGGATCGATGTCGGCGTAACGAAGTTCCAGGGTTGGTTTATCGACTTCCCCGAGACGGACGGGATGGAACTGTTCGCGGACGAAGTCATGCCGCAGTTCCAGTAA
- a CDS encoding SDR family NAD(P)-dependent oxidoreductase translates to MTARSAEFDNETVIVTGGSSGIGRAVARRFGAAGATVLIADIHESPKGEGDRLPTHEEIERDGGTATFVETDVSKPTDLETVVEAAREFGGVDVMVNNAGIFRGGSLFDLEVETFDAVYETNARSVFVGTQAAAKDMADRGVSGSIINTASISSEYAQTGHAVYDPSKAAIMMLTRVAALECAELDIRVNAVAPGPVATQINTDGDGSSSGTRDLGKENPMGRRAEPAEIAGSYLFLASEDASFITGHMLYVDGGHAIF, encoded by the coding sequence ATGACTGCACGCAGTGCAGAGTTCGACAACGAGACGGTTATCGTAACAGGTGGCAGTTCCGGCATCGGCCGCGCCGTTGCACGACGGTTCGGTGCCGCCGGCGCGACCGTCCTCATTGCCGACATCCACGAGTCACCGAAGGGAGAGGGTGACCGTCTGCCGACACACGAGGAAATCGAACGCGATGGCGGGACTGCCACGTTCGTCGAAACGGACGTCTCGAAGCCAACAGACCTCGAGACAGTCGTCGAGGCCGCCCGCGAGTTCGGCGGCGTCGATGTCATGGTCAACAACGCGGGAATATTCCGTGGCGGCTCGCTGTTCGACCTCGAGGTCGAGACGTTCGATGCGGTCTACGAGACGAACGCGCGAAGCGTCTTCGTCGGCACGCAGGCGGCGGCGAAAGATATGGCCGATCGGGGCGTCTCGGGGTCGATCATCAACACCGCATCGATCAGTTCCGAGTACGCACAGACCGGCCACGCCGTCTACGATCCCTCGAAGGCCGCGATCATGATGCTCACACGGGTTGCCGCCCTCGAGTGTGCAGAGTTAGATATTCGGGTTAACGCGGTTGCGCCGGGGCCGGTTGCGACACAGATCAACACAGATGGCGATGGCTCGAGTTCGGGAACGCGAGACCTCGGCAAGGAGAATCCGATGGGCAGGCGCGCCGAACCTGCGGAAATCGCCGGTTCGTACCTCTTTTTAGCCAGCGAGGATGCCTCGTTCATCACCGGCCACATGCTCTATGTCGACGGCGGGCACGCGATATTCTGA
- a CDS encoding zinc-binding dehydrogenase, with protein sequence MLAARYHGKHDLRVEEVREPDLEADEVLVDLQAASLCGSDVNYLTGKTEPASDPLTLGHEGAGVVREVGETVRSVAVGDRVAIHYIRSCGICRPCSRGYDNRCRNRDSIGHHVDGTFAEYIAVPERALMALPDDVSFAEGSIAGCAVATGYHAVQRADLAPGDAVVVFGAGGVGLHAVLWATHVGAGTVIAVDLEDEQLAAAAEYGADLTVNPSTDDAQAAILEATDDWGADAAIECSGSAVAMETAIDAIGGQNGYESGTVVGVGIQTSDISLDFGDVREGQFRVVGDHRRSDLEEILTLLEREQVDVSPSITHEIDLEEIQSGIDLMLDGNERIGRIVVNTTG encoded by the coding sequence ATGCTAGCAGCACGCTACCACGGCAAACACGATCTGCGCGTCGAGGAGGTTCGGGAACCGGACCTTGAAGCCGATGAGGTGCTCGTTGATCTCCAAGCGGCGAGTCTTTGCGGGAGCGACGTGAACTACCTGACGGGCAAGACCGAGCCTGCCAGCGACCCACTTACGCTGGGTCACGAGGGTGCCGGCGTCGTTCGCGAGGTGGGCGAGACAGTACGCAGCGTCGCTGTCGGCGATCGCGTTGCTATCCACTACATCCGCTCCTGTGGCATCTGTCGGCCCTGTTCGCGCGGCTATGACAATCGCTGCCGGAATCGCGACTCGATCGGCCACCACGTCGACGGCACGTTCGCCGAGTACATCGCCGTCCCTGAACGTGCGCTCATGGCGCTACCCGACGATGTCTCCTTTGCCGAAGGGTCGATCGCTGGCTGTGCTGTCGCCACCGGCTACCATGCCGTCCAGCGAGCGGATCTCGCGCCTGGCGACGCAGTTGTCGTCTTCGGTGCCGGCGGCGTCGGCCTCCACGCTGTCCTCTGGGCAACCCACGTCGGCGCTGGGACAGTGATCGCCGTCGATCTCGAGGACGAACAACTTGCGGCCGCCGCTGAATACGGCGCGGATCTCACGGTGAACCCGTCAACCGACGATGCACAGGCAGCTATCCTCGAGGCGACGGACGACTGGGGTGCGGACGCGGCAATCGAGTGTTCGGGGTCGGCAGTTGCCATGGAAACGGCGATCGACGCAATCGGCGGGCAGAACGGCTACGAGTCAGGAACCGTGGTCGGCGTCGGCATTCAGACGTCTGACATCTCGCTTGACTTCGGTGATGTCCGTGAGGGTCAGTTCCGTGTCGTCGGCGACCACCGGCGATCGGACCTCGAGGAAATTCTCACGCTGCTCGAGCGAGAACAGGTCGACGTGTCACCGTCGATTACTCACGAAATCGATCTCGAGGAGATTCAGTCGGGAATCGATCTCATGCTCGACGGGAACGAGCGGATCGGGCGAATCGTCGTCAATACGACGGGGTGA